The segment GAAGCAACACTATAGACAATTAAGTCTATTTTTTTATTATTCTCTTTAAAATAATTTATAACATTTTCTTTAGTTTCATGAGAAAAACAATCACCATTTAAATCAACATGATTTTGATTATCAAATTGAGATAACTTACTAAAATAATAATTATTAAAAAAACCAGCAGTACCACTAAATCTTTTTAGTGGACCACTTTCATAGCTTACATTATAAGTAAAAGCATTATTTTTATATGCTAAAACTAATCTTGAAGCTAAACCATAGCCACTACTACCACCAATAATTAAAACATTTAGTGGTTTACTATTAATATTATCTAAGTTTTTCAATTCATCTATTTGGTTAACTATATTTTGTTCACAACCTTTAGGATGTGAGTTTAAAGCGATATTATCGCGTATTTTTGGTTTTATTATCATTTTTTATTTACTCCTTTGTTGACTTACTTAATATATTATATTATAATTTTGTTTGATAATCAAACTATTTGAGTATCAAAGTATTATTGGAGGTTAAAATATGGATATTGAAAAAGTGAAAGAGTTAATAAATATTTTAGAAGAATCTCAATTAGAATGCATAGAAATAAAAGAAAATGATTTTGAAATAAAACTTTTAAAGCCTACAACAAATGTTGTTGAACAAGTAATTAATCCAAAAATTGTTAATGAAATAAAAGAAGAAGTTAGCATAAAAAAAGATTTAAATACAATAGATTCACCATTAGTAGGAACTTTTTATAGTAAACCTGCACCAGATGCTAAAAAATATGTTAACATCAATCAAAACGTAAATGTTGGTGATGTTATTTGTATTATTGAAGCGATGAAGGTAATGAATGAAATTAAGGCAGAAAAGTCTGGTGTTATTAAAGAAATTTTGGTTGATGATGAAGTAATGGTTGAATTTGGGCAGCCATTGTTTGTTATAGAGTAGGTGCAAAATGATTACAAAAATATTAATTGCTAATAGAGGTGAGATTGCTTTAAGAATAATTAGAGCATGTCGTGAAATGAATATTTCTACAGTAGCAATTTATTCAAAATGTGATAAAGATGCTTTGCATGTTAAACTTGCTGATGAAGCCATTTGTGTTGGTGATAATAAAGCTGATGAAAGTTATTTAAATGTTAATAATATCTTACAAGCTGCTATTAATACTCAAGCACAAGCAATTCATCCAGGATTTGGTTTTCTATCAGAAAATGCTAATTTTGTAAGAGCATGCCAACAATTAAATATAAAATTTATCGGTCCAACAGCCAAAATTATTGATAAAATGGGTAATAAAGCAAATGCACGTCAAACTATGATTGAGGCAAATGTTCCAGTTGTACCTGGTTCAGATGGTTTAATAAAAACAAGTGAAGCTGCATATGAACTTGCTAAAAAAATTGGTACACCAGTAATTATTAAAGCAAGTGCTGGTGGTGGTGGTAAAGGAATGCGTATTGCTTATCACTTAGACGATGTTGTTGAAGCATATAATAATGCAAAACTTGAAGCTAAAAAGGTCTTTAATGATGATGATATGTACCTTGAAAAATATGTTGAAAATCCTCGTCATATTGAAGTACAGGTAATAGGAGATAATTATAATAATATTTGTCATCTTTTTGAAAGAGAATGTTCAATACAAAGAAATAATCAAAAAATGATTGAAGAAGCTCCTGTTGAAAATTTAAAAAAAGATACTAAAGAAAAACTATATAATGCTGCTTTAGCTGCTTGTAAAGCTATCAATTATGTTAATGCAGGAACAATCGAGTTTATTATGGATAAAGATGAAAACTTTTATTTTATTGAAATGAATACTCGTATTCAAGTAGAGCATCCAGTAAGCGAAATGATTACTGGAGTTGATTTAATTAAGGAGCAAATTAGAATAGCTGATAATAAAGAATTATCCTTTAAACAAGATAACTTAAAAATAAATGGTCATGCTATTGAGATAAGGGTTAATGCTGAAAATCCAAAGTTCAATTTTGCACCAAGTCCAGGTAAAATTAATAGTTTACATTTTCCAGGTGGAAATGGTATTAGAATTGATTCAGCAATTTATCAAAATTATATTATCCCACCATATTATGATAGTATGATTGCTAAAATAATTGTTCATGGTAAAAATCGTGATGAAGCATTGGAAAAAGGAATTCATTCTTTAGCAGAAATTGATGTTGAGGGTGTAGAAACAAATATCGACTTTCAATTAGATATTTTATTGAGTAATGAATTTCAAAATAATGAATATACAACATCATTTGTAGAGAGGTTTTTAAAGGGTGGTGCAAATGTTTAAGAATTTATCATCTAAAAAAGAAAAAACTAGAAAAGTAAAAAATAAGATAAAATTAAAAAATACTCGAATTGAAGTACCTGATGATTTGTATCGAAAATGTCCAACTTGTTCTAAAACAATAAACATTGATGAAATAGAAGGTAATTTATATAAATGTCCTTATTGCAATCATCATTTTAGATTAAGAAGTAATGAAAGAATTAAAATTATTTTTGATCGTTTTGAAGAGTTTAATCATCGACCAAAAATGTATAATCCTTTAAATTTTCCAGGTTATTCTGAAAAAATCGAAAAATTAAGACAAGAACAAGGTATTAATGAAGCAGTTATAACTGGATATGCAACAATTGGTAAAACGAAAGTTATTGGAATAGTTATGGATTCATATTTTTTAATGGGATCAATGGGAATAGCAGTTGGAGAAAAAATTACTAGAGCCTTTGAAACAGCAATTAGGTTAAAATATCCTGTTGTTTTATTTAGCACATCAGGTGGAGCAAGAATGCAAGAAGGAATGTATTCATTAATGCAAATGGCAAAAACAAGTGGTGTTGTTGAAAGGTTTAATGATAAGGGTGGATTATATATAAATGTGATTACTGATCCAACAACAGGTGGAGTTACTGCAAGTTTTGCAATGTTAGCTGATATTACATTAGCAGAACCAAATGCATTAATTGGTTTTGCAGGACCACGTGTTATTGAACAAACAATTAATCAAAAATTACCTGATGATTTCCAAAAATCTGAGTTTGTTTTAGAAAAAGGTTTTATTGATAAAGTAGTTGATCGTTGTGATTTGAAAGAAACATTATCACAATTATTACGCT is part of the Bacilli bacterium PM5-9 genome and harbors:
- a CDS encoding acetyl-CoA carboxylase biotin carboxyl carrier protein (product_source=KO:K02160; cath_funfam=2.40.50.100; cog=COG0511; ko=KO:K02160; pfam=PF00364; superfamily=51230; tigrfam=TIGR00531), which encodes MDIEKVKELINILEESQLECIEIKENDFEIKLLKPTTNVVEQVINPKIVNEIKEEVSIKKDLNTIDSPLVGTFYSKPAPDAKKYVNINQNVNVGDVICIIEAMKVMNEIKAEKSGVIKEILVDDEVMVEFGQPLFVIE
- a CDS encoding acetyl-CoA carboxylase biotin carboxylase subunit (product_source=KO:K01961; cath_funfam=3.30.470.20; cog=COG4770; ko=KO:K01961; pfam=PF00289,PF02785,PF02786; smart=SM00878; superfamily=52440,56059; tigrfam=TIGR00514), giving the protein MITKILIANRGEIALRIIRACREMNISTVAIYSKCDKDALHVKLADEAICVGDNKADESYLNVNNILQAAINTQAQAIHPGFGFLSENANFVRACQQLNIKFIGPTAKIIDKMGNKANARQTMIEANVPVVPGSDGLIKTSEAAYELAKKIGTPVIIKASAGGGGKGMRIAYHLDDVVEAYNNAKLEAKKVFNDDDMYLEKYVENPRHIEVQVIGDNYNNICHLFERECSIQRNNQKMIEEAPVENLKKDTKEKLYNAALAACKAINYVNAGTIEFIMDKDENFYFIEMNTRIQVEHPVSEMITGVDLIKEQIRIADNKELSFKQDNLKINGHAIEIRVNAENPKFNFAPSPGKINSLHFPGGNGIRIDSAIYQNYIIPPYYDSMIAKIIVHGKNRDEALEKGIHSLAEIDVEGVETNIDFQLDILLSNEFQNNEYTTSFVERFLKGGANV
- a CDS encoding acetyl-CoA carboxylase carboxyl transferase subunit beta (product_source=KO:K01963; cath_funfam=3.90.226.10; cog=COG0777; ko=KO:K01963; pfam=PF01039; superfamily=52096; tigrfam=TIGR00515) — protein: MVQMFKNLSSKKEKTRKVKNKIKLKNTRIEVPDDLYRKCPTCSKTINIDEIEGNLYKCPYCNHHFRLRSNERIKIIFDRFEEFNHRPKMYNPLNFPGYSEKIEKLRQEQGINEAVITGYATIGKTKVIGIVMDSYFLMGSMGIAVGEKITRAFETAIRLKYPVVLFSTSGGARMQEGMYSLMQMAKTSGVVERFNDKGGLYINVITDPTTGGVTASFAMLADITLAEPNALIGFAGPRVIEQTINQKLPDDFQKSEFVLEKGFIDKVVDRCDLKETLSQLLRLHGVR